In Corallococcus caeni, a single genomic region encodes these proteins:
- a CDS encoding ABC transporter substrate-binding protein, with translation MRRPLPLLLTALALALVGCEKKSAPAPAPSPTTQGGSATAAPPGPPPEGTILIGEVGSLTGSEATFGISARNGIDLALQEANAAGGVRGQKLVVRVYDSQGRPEEGAQAATRLIAQDKVVALLGEAASSVSMAMADKAQAGKVPMITPTSTSPEVTKKGDYIFRVCFIDPFQGLVMAKFARENLKLNKVAVLTDNKSAFSVGLADVFNQKFKEFGGTIVGNESYSKGDTDFRAQLTSIKNMKPEAVFVPGYYTDVGIIARQAREVGLRVPLLGGDGWDSDKLYELGGSALEGSYFSNHYSPDNPDPVVQNFLKKYKAAYGSVPDSVAVLAYDAGRLLVDAMKRAPDTSGPALRDAIAATKDFPGVAGTINLDANRDAVKQAVVMKVEGGKAVFVTTVKP, from the coding sequence ATGCGCCGTCCCCTCCCCCTCCTGCTCACCGCGCTGGCCCTGGCCCTGGTGGGTTGTGAGAAGAAGTCCGCCCCGGCCCCCGCGCCCTCGCCCACCACGCAGGGTGGCAGCGCCACGGCCGCCCCGCCGGGGCCTCCGCCGGAAGGCACCATCCTCATTGGCGAGGTGGGCAGCCTCACCGGCTCCGAGGCCACCTTCGGCATCTCCGCGCGCAACGGCATCGACCTGGCGCTCCAGGAGGCCAACGCGGCGGGCGGCGTGCGCGGCCAGAAGCTGGTGGTGCGCGTCTACGACAGCCAGGGCCGTCCGGAGGAAGGCGCCCAGGCGGCCACGCGGCTCATCGCGCAGGACAAGGTGGTGGCGCTGCTGGGTGAGGCCGCGTCGTCCGTGTCCATGGCCATGGCGGACAAGGCGCAGGCGGGCAAGGTGCCCATGATTACGCCCACCTCCACCAGCCCGGAGGTGACGAAGAAGGGCGACTACATCTTCCGCGTCTGCTTCATCGACCCGTTCCAGGGCCTGGTGATGGCGAAGTTCGCGCGGGAGAACCTCAAGCTCAACAAGGTGGCGGTGCTCACCGACAACAAGAGCGCCTTCTCCGTGGGCCTGGCGGACGTCTTCAACCAGAAGTTCAAGGAGTTCGGCGGCACCATCGTCGGCAACGAGAGCTACTCCAAGGGCGACACGGACTTCCGCGCGCAGCTCACGTCCATCAAGAACATGAAGCCGGAGGCGGTGTTCGTCCCGGGCTACTACACGGACGTGGGCATCATCGCGCGGCAGGCGCGCGAGGTGGGCCTGCGCGTGCCGCTCCTGGGCGGTGACGGCTGGGACTCCGACAAGCTGTACGAGCTGGGCGGCTCCGCGCTGGAGGGCAGCTACTTCTCCAACCACTACTCGCCGGACAACCCGGACCCCGTCGTCCAGAACTTCCTCAAGAAGTACAAGGCCGCCTACGGCAGCGTGCCGGACAGCGTGGCGGTGCTGGCGTACGACGCCGGGCGCCTGCTGGTGGATGCGATGAAGCGCGCGCCGGATACGTCCGGCCCAGCGCTGCGCGACGCCATCGCGGCCACGAAGGACTTCCCGGGCGTGGCGGGCACCATCAACCTGGACGCCAACCGCGACGCGGTGAAGCAGGCCGTGGTGATGAAGGTGGAGGGCGGCAAGGCGGTGTTCGTCACCACCGTGAAGCCTTAA
- a CDS encoding SUF system Fe-S cluster assembly regulator, producing MLRMSKMTDYGIVLMTELARADGETRTTRELAARTHVALPSASKVLKGLLQAGLVVSHRGANGGYGLSRPAEAISLAELVSALEGPVSLTECGQHAGKPAGPCELEAVCQVRGHWRLINQAIQEALGKLTLADLRAPAPRMPERLVGLGLPASAPLPASATGVRS from the coding sequence ATGCTCCGGATGAGCAAGATGACCGACTACGGCATCGTGCTGATGACCGAGCTGGCGCGCGCGGACGGGGAAACCCGCACCACGCGAGAGCTGGCGGCGCGCACGCATGTCGCCCTTCCCTCCGCGAGCAAGGTCCTCAAGGGCCTGTTGCAGGCGGGGCTGGTGGTGTCACACCGGGGGGCGAACGGCGGCTACGGCCTGTCGCGTCCGGCGGAGGCCATCTCGCTGGCGGAGCTGGTGTCCGCGCTGGAGGGGCCGGTGTCCCTCACGGAGTGTGGCCAGCACGCCGGCAAGCCCGCGGGGCCCTGTGAGCTGGAGGCCGTCTGCCAGGTGCGGGGCCACTGGCGCCTCATCAACCAAGCCATCCAGGAGGCGCTGGGGAAGCTGACGCTCGCGGACCTGCGCGCGCCCGCGCCCCGCATGCCGGAGCGGCTGGTGGGCCTGGGCCTGCCGGCGTCCGCGCCCCTTCCTGCTTCCGCCACGGGAGTCCGTTCATGA
- the sufB gene encoding Fe-S cluster assembly protein SufB: MSSTETIQELTRKGYQAGFVTQVEADTLPPGLDEDVIRVLSAKKNEPAFMLEWRLKAYRHWLTLKEPTWQAVKYHPIDYQAIRYYSAPKQKPKKDSLSEVDPEILRTYEKLGIPLEEQKRLQNVAVDAVFDSVSVATTFREKLYKAGVIFCSFSEAVREHPELVERYLGTVVPFSDNFFAALNSAVFSDGSFCYVPKGVKCPMELSTYFRINAADTGQFERTLLIADEGASVSYLEGCTAPMRDTNQLHAAVVELVALDGASIKYSTVQNWYPGDAEGKGGIYNFVTKRGIAHQRAKISWTQVETGSAITWKYPSVILKGDDSVGEFYSVALTNHRQQADTGTKMIHIGKNTRSTIVSKGISAGRGQNTYRGQVKVLKSAANARNYTQCDSLLLGDECGAHTLPYIEVKNATAQVEHEASTSKIGEDQLFYCRQRGISQEDAVSMIVNGFCRQVFKELPMEFAVEAQKLLGVSLEGSVG; this comes from the coding sequence ATGAGCAGCACCGAAACCATCCAGGAGCTGACGCGCAAGGGCTACCAGGCGGGCTTCGTCACCCAGGTGGAGGCGGACACGCTGCCCCCCGGCCTGGACGAGGACGTCATCCGCGTGCTGTCCGCGAAGAAGAACGAGCCGGCCTTCATGCTGGAGTGGCGCCTGAAGGCGTACCGCCACTGGCTCACGCTGAAGGAGCCGACGTGGCAGGCGGTGAAGTACCACCCCATCGACTACCAGGCCATCCGCTACTACTCGGCGCCGAAGCAGAAGCCGAAGAAGGACAGCCTGTCGGAGGTGGACCCCGAAATCCTCCGCACCTACGAGAAGCTGGGCATCCCGCTGGAGGAGCAGAAGCGCCTGCAGAACGTCGCGGTGGACGCCGTCTTCGACTCCGTGTCGGTGGCCACCACGTTCCGGGAGAAGCTCTACAAGGCGGGCGTCATCTTCTGCTCGTTCTCCGAGGCCGTGCGCGAGCACCCGGAGCTGGTGGAGCGCTACCTGGGCACGGTGGTGCCCTTCTCCGACAACTTCTTCGCGGCGCTCAACTCCGCGGTCTTCAGCGACGGTTCGTTCTGCTACGTGCCCAAGGGCGTGAAGTGCCCCATGGAGCTGTCCACGTACTTCCGCATCAACGCGGCGGACACGGGCCAGTTCGAGCGCACGCTGCTCATCGCGGATGAGGGCGCCTCCGTGAGCTACCTGGAGGGCTGCACCGCGCCCATGCGCGACACCAACCAGCTGCACGCGGCGGTGGTGGAGTTGGTGGCGCTGGACGGCGCGTCCATCAAGTACAGCACGGTGCAGAACTGGTACCCGGGGGACGCGGAAGGCAAGGGCGGCATCTACAACTTCGTCACCAAGCGCGGCATCGCGCACCAGCGCGCCAAGATTTCCTGGACGCAGGTGGAGACGGGCTCGGCCATCACCTGGAAGTACCCCAGCGTCATCCTCAAGGGGGATGACTCGGTGGGCGAGTTCTACTCGGTGGCGCTCACCAACCACCGGCAGCAGGCGGACACGGGCACGAAGATGATCCACATCGGGAAGAACACCCGGTCCACCATCGTGTCCAAGGGCATCTCCGCGGGCCGCGGACAGAACACGTACCGGGGGCAGGTGAAGGTGCTCAAGAGCGCGGCGAACGCACGCAACTACACGCAGTGCGATTCGCTGCTCCTGGGCGACGAGTGCGGCGCCCACACGCTGCCGTACATCGAGGTGAAGAACGCGACCGCGCAGGTGGAGCACGAGGCGTCCACGTCGAAGATTGGCGAGGACCAGCTCTTCTACTGCCGGCAGCGCGGCATCTCGCAGGAGGACGCGGTGTCGATGATCGTGAACGGCTTCTGCCGTCAGGTCTTCAAGGAACTGCCCATGGAGTTCGCCGTGGAGGCGCAGAAGCTCCTGGGCGTGAGTCTGGAAGGGAGCGTGGGGTGA
- the sufC gene encoding Fe-S cluster assembly ATPase SufC yields the protein MASLLSIQDLHARVGGKDILKGINLEVAAGEVHAIMGPNGSGKSTLAGVLAGRETYEVTKGSVRFDGKDLLGTPPEERAKAGVFLGFQYPVEIPGVGNLHFLRTALNAQRRAKGEEELDAMDFLQLAKEKAKLVQLDAAFMNRSVNEGFSGGEKKRNEIFQMAVLQPRLALLDETDSGLDIDALRIVAGGVNALRAKDRAMVVITHYQRLLDYIVPDHVHVMSAGRIVRSGGRELALELEEKGYGWIGEGAAAGKAKEARP from the coding sequence ATGGCGTCGCTACTGAGCATCCAGGACCTGCACGCCCGCGTGGGCGGCAAGGACATCCTCAAGGGCATCAATCTGGAAGTCGCCGCCGGCGAGGTGCACGCCATCATGGGGCCCAACGGCTCCGGCAAGAGCACGCTCGCGGGCGTGCTGGCGGGGCGTGAGACGTACGAGGTGACGAAGGGCTCCGTGCGCTTCGACGGCAAGGACCTGCTGGGCACGCCGCCGGAGGAGCGCGCGAAGGCGGGCGTGTTCCTGGGGTTCCAGTACCCGGTGGAGATTCCGGGCGTGGGCAACCTGCACTTCCTGCGCACGGCGCTCAACGCGCAGCGCCGCGCGAAGGGCGAGGAGGAGCTGGACGCGATGGACTTCCTCCAGCTGGCCAAGGAGAAGGCGAAGCTCGTGCAGCTGGACGCGGCGTTCATGAACCGCTCCGTGAACGAGGGCTTCTCCGGCGGAGAGAAGAAGCGCAACGAGATCTTCCAGATGGCGGTGCTCCAGCCCCGGCTGGCGCTGCTGGACGAGACGGACTCGGGCCTGGACATCGACGCCCTGCGCATCGTCGCGGGCGGCGTGAACGCGCTGCGCGCGAAGGACCGCGCCATGGTCGTGATTACGCACTACCAGCGGCTCTTGGACTACATCGTGCCGGACCACGTGCACGTGATGTCGGCGGGCCGCATCGTGCGCTCGGGTGGGCGCGAGCTGGCGCTGGAGCTGGAGGAGAAGGGCTACGGCTGGATCGGGGAGGGCGCGGCCGCCGGCAAGGCGAAGGAGGCCCGGCCATGA
- the sufD gene encoding Fe-S cluster assembly protein SufD, whose amino-acid sequence MSASHYAEVARAFQARGDAPAWLQAFREQGLSQFQARGLPTSKDEEWKYTPVATLSSHPFQPARDVSAGEDVAQAVARHALPGPRLVFVDGSFVPALSVLTGLPRGVVLKPLSQALREDGALLQETLGQLSRPSAHAFTSLNAALLEEGALLTLAPRALSEVPVQLLFLARGGDGPVLASPRIVVVAGEGSEATLVETYAGLGTGATFTNAVTEVSLGDNASLRHFKLQAEGDTAVHLGGLYSRQGRDSRFQSHAFSFGGLLARNEVHAAFAGEGGECVLNGLFVGRGTQHLDNRTDLDHAVPHCSSRELYKGVLDDRARGTFHGKIRVREDAQKTDASQTSRNLLLSEGAQVDARPQLEIFADDVKCAHGTAVGRLDDNALFYLRSRGIPKVEAERMLTQAFASELVRAVPEGPVRARVEELLAGKLPGSAEVMG is encoded by the coding sequence ATGAGCGCGTCCCACTACGCGGAGGTGGCCCGGGCCTTCCAGGCGCGCGGCGATGCGCCCGCGTGGCTCCAGGCGTTTCGTGAGCAGGGCCTGAGCCAGTTCCAGGCGCGTGGTCTGCCCACGTCCAAGGACGAGGAGTGGAAGTACACGCCCGTCGCCACGCTGTCGTCGCATCCCTTCCAGCCCGCGCGGGACGTGTCCGCGGGCGAGGACGTGGCCCAGGCGGTGGCGCGGCACGCGCTGCCCGGCCCGCGGCTCGTGTTCGTGGACGGCAGCTTCGTGCCGGCGCTGTCGGTGCTCACCGGCCTGCCGCGCGGCGTGGTGCTCAAGCCGCTGTCGCAGGCGCTGCGTGAAGACGGCGCGCTGTTGCAGGAGACGCTGGGCCAGCTCTCCCGGCCGTCCGCGCATGCCTTCACGTCGCTCAACGCGGCGCTGCTGGAGGAGGGCGCGCTGCTCACGCTCGCCCCCCGGGCCCTGAGCGAGGTGCCGGTGCAGTTGCTGTTCCTCGCGCGCGGCGGCGACGGGCCGGTGCTGGCCAGTCCGCGCATCGTCGTGGTGGCGGGCGAGGGCAGCGAGGCCACGCTGGTGGAGACGTACGCGGGGCTGGGCACGGGGGCGACGTTCACCAACGCCGTGACGGAGGTGTCGCTGGGCGACAACGCCAGCCTGCGCCACTTCAAGCTCCAGGCGGAGGGTGACACCGCGGTGCACCTGGGCGGGCTGTACTCGCGGCAGGGGCGCGACAGCCGCTTCCAGTCGCACGCGTTCTCGTTCGGCGGGCTGCTGGCGCGCAACGAAGTGCACGCGGCCTTCGCGGGCGAGGGTGGCGAGTGCGTGCTCAACGGCCTGTTCGTGGGCCGGGGCACGCAGCACCTGGACAACCGCACGGACCTGGACCACGCGGTGCCGCACTGCTCCAGCCGAGAGCTCTACAAGGGCGTGCTGGATGACCGCGCGCGCGGCACCTTCCACGGGAAGATCCGCGTGCGCGAGGACGCGCAGAAGACGGACGCGAGCCAGACGAGCCGCAACCTGCTGCTCTCCGAGGGCGCGCAGGTGGACGCCCGGCCGCAGCTCGAAATCTTCGCGGACGACGTGAAGTGCGCCCACGGCACGGCGGTGGGCCGGCTGGATGACAACGCGCTGTTCTACCTGCGCTCGCGCGGCATCCCGAAGGTGGAGGCGGAGCGGATGCTGACGCAGGCGTTCGCGAGCGAGCTGGTGCGCGCGGTGCCGGAGGGTCCGGTGCGCGCGCGCGTGGAGGAGCTGCTCGCGGGAAAGCTGCCGGGTTCGGCGGAGGTGATGGGATGA
- a CDS encoding cysteine desulfurase has translation MSGPGFDLARVRADFPILRQEVRGRPLVYLDSAATGQKPQAMLDALTRFYTHDNANVHRGVHILSERATQAFEDARETVRRFIHAKDVREVIFVRGTTEAINLVAATYGRKHVGPGDEVLISAMEHHSNIVPWQMVCDAAGAKLRVIPVDDRGELRMDAVDALLTEKTRLLAITHVSNALGSVNPIKELVAKAHAKNIPVLVDGAQSVTHFPVDVQDLGCDFYAFSGHKLFGPTGIGVLYGKLSMLESLPPYQGGGDMILSVTMEKTVYNRVPHRFEAGTPDMAGAVGLAAAIRYLEALGMENVSQHDQWLLAYATDALQSVPGLKLVGTAPRKTGVLSFTLEDVHPHDVGTILDQEGICIRTGHHCAQPLMQRFGVAATARASLALYNTREDVDALVKGLHKVKEVFA, from the coding sequence ATGAGCGGGCCTGGATTCGACCTCGCGCGGGTGCGCGCGGACTTCCCCATCCTGCGGCAGGAGGTGCGGGGCCGGCCGCTGGTGTACCTGGACAGCGCCGCCACGGGGCAGAAGCCGCAGGCGATGCTGGACGCGCTGACGCGCTTCTACACGCACGACAACGCCAACGTGCACCGCGGCGTGCACATCCTCTCCGAGCGCGCCACGCAGGCCTTCGAGGACGCGCGCGAGACGGTGCGCCGCTTCATCCACGCCAAGGACGTGCGCGAGGTCATCTTCGTGCGCGGCACCACGGAGGCCATCAACCTGGTGGCCGCCACCTACGGCCGCAAGCACGTGGGCCCGGGCGACGAGGTGCTCATCTCCGCCATGGAGCACCACTCCAACATCGTGCCCTGGCAGATGGTGTGCGACGCGGCGGGCGCGAAGCTGCGCGTGATTCCGGTGGATGACCGCGGCGAGCTGCGCATGGACGCCGTGGACGCGCTGCTCACGGAGAAGACGCGCCTGCTGGCCATCACCCACGTGTCCAACGCGCTGGGCTCCGTGAACCCCATCAAGGAACTGGTGGCGAAGGCGCACGCGAAGAACATCCCGGTGCTGGTGGACGGGGCGCAGTCGGTGACGCATTTCCCGGTGGACGTGCAGGACCTGGGCTGTGACTTCTACGCCTTCAGCGGGCACAAGCTCTTCGGGCCCACGGGCATCGGCGTGCTGTACGGGAAGCTGTCCATGCTGGAGTCGCTGCCGCCGTACCAGGGCGGCGGGGACATGATCCTCTCCGTGACGATGGAGAAGACCGTCTACAACCGCGTGCCGCACCGCTTCGAGGCGGGCACGCCGGACATGGCGGGCGCGGTGGGGCTGGCCGCGGCCATCCGCTACCTGGAGGCCCTGGGCATGGAGAACGTGTCCCAGCACGACCAGTGGCTGCTCGCGTACGCGACGGACGCGCTCCAATCGGTGCCGGGCCTCAAGCTGGTGGGCACGGCGCCGCGCAAGACGGGCGTGCTGTCCTTCACGCTGGAGGACGTCCACCCGCACGACGTGGGCACCATCCTGGACCAGGAGGGCATCTGCATCCGCACCGGGCACCACTGCGCCCAGCCGCTGATGCAGCGCTTCGGGGTGGCGGCCACGGCGCGGGCGT